From the Arctopsyche grandis isolate Sample6627 chromosome 11, ASM5162203v2, whole genome shotgun sequence genome, one window contains:
- the LOC143918950 gene encoding microsomal glutathione S-transferase 1-like, translating to MGNVLTVENKAIQSYALCSSILVMKMLLMAPLTVKERISAKKNSSNTELEKSSGDKSSEYAEMCLKVNPDVERVRRAHLNDLENIPAFLFIGGLYLMTNPAPNTASLLIKTYTGCRVLHSLVYAVRPMPPPTRGIIWGVGYGITFYMAVKVAIHVIRM from the exons ATGGGAAACGTATTGACAGTTGAAAACAAAGCAATCCAGAGCTATGCATTATGTTCTTCGATCCTCGTCATGAAAATGTTGCTGATGGCACCACTCACAGTCAAAGAGAGAATATCAGCAAAGAAA aattcttcaaatacTGAGCTCGAAAAGAGTTCCGGTGATAAGTCATCTGAATATGCCGAGATGTGCTTAAAAGTAAATCCAGACGTGGAACGCGTTCGAag AGCTCACCTGAACGACTTAGAAAACATTCCGGCGTTCCTCTTCATCGGTGGATTGTACTTGATGACTAATCCAGCACCGAATACTGCTTCTCTGCTGATCAAAACTTACACAGGATGCAGAGTACTCCACTCCTTGGTGTATGCGGTCCGTCCCATGCCTCCACCAACTAGGGGTATAATCTGGGGTGTCGGCTATGGAATTACATTCTACATGGCGGTCAAAGTAGCCATTCATGTCATTCGAATGTGA